A window of Hymenobacter aerilatus contains these coding sequences:
- a CDS encoding dicarboxylate/amino acid:cation symporter, with protein sequence MKFSPLVLLTLVLFLLAGLLTAGQAYGWLTLAPVVPLVARWLALVALGVLAARRRSLTFWIVVSMFVGAEFGHDFPAAAVNMKVLSDAFLRLVKTIIAPLVFATLVVGIAGHADLKQVGRMGVKALIYFEIVTTFALFIGLAAINLTQAGAGINRGAIAADTEKLETVNQTTSDIILHIFPENIAKSVAEGQVLQVVIFAIIFAIGLAMVPSKHRQPMLSWTESLSEVMFKFTNVVMFFAPFGVGGALAYTVGKMGFGPLVNAFQLLLTLYGALIAFLLLILLPVALIARLPVKRIVSAIAEPVSIAFATTSSEAALPRAMEAMESVGVPRRIVAFVMPTGYSFNLDGTTLYLSLAAIFVAQAAGIELSLGQQLVMVFTLMLTSKGVAGVPRASLVILLATVSSFNLPSWPVFIILGIDALMDMARTAVNVMGNCLASAVVARWEGEFIDNYVAPEPVTELAEADSTLAHSGH encoded by the coding sequence ATGAAGTTTTCTCCCCTGGTTCTACTCACCCTCGTTTTATTTCTACTAGCCGGCCTGCTCACGGCCGGTCAAGCGTACGGCTGGCTCACGCTGGCTCCGGTTGTGCCCCTGGTGGCACGCTGGCTGGCCTTGGTAGCGCTGGGCGTACTGGCAGCCCGCCGCCGCTCACTCACGTTCTGGATTGTAGTCAGCATGTTTGTGGGAGCCGAGTTTGGGCACGACTTCCCAGCGGCAGCCGTCAACATGAAGGTGCTCAGCGACGCCTTCCTGCGCTTAGTAAAAACGATTATTGCCCCGCTGGTATTCGCCACCCTAGTAGTAGGTATTGCCGGCCACGCCGACCTGAAGCAGGTAGGGCGCATGGGCGTGAAAGCGCTGATATACTTTGAGATAGTTACCACCTTCGCGCTGTTTATCGGGCTGGCGGCTATCAACCTCACGCAGGCCGGAGCGGGCATCAACCGCGGCGCTATTGCCGCCGACACCGAAAAGCTGGAAACCGTCAACCAGACCACCAGCGACATTATCCTGCATATTTTCCCCGAGAATATTGCCAAGTCGGTGGCCGAGGGACAGGTGTTGCAGGTGGTTATCTTCGCCATCATTTTCGCCATTGGTCTGGCCATGGTGCCCTCCAAGCACCGGCAACCCATGCTCAGCTGGACAGAAAGCCTATCGGAGGTGATGTTTAAATTCACCAACGTGGTCATGTTTTTTGCTCCCTTTGGGGTAGGCGGCGCCTTGGCCTACACGGTGGGCAAGATGGGCTTCGGACCGTTGGTAAATGCCTTTCAACTGCTGCTCACACTCTACGGCGCCCTTATAGCCTTCCTGCTGCTGATCCTGCTACCCGTGGCCCTTATCGCGCGCCTGCCCGTAAAGCGCATTGTGTCGGCTATTGCCGAGCCGGTTAGTATTGCCTTCGCTACTACCTCCTCCGAAGCTGCCCTACCCCGCGCCATGGAGGCCATGGAAAGCGTGGGCGTACCGCGCCGCATTGTAGCCTTCGTGATGCCCACGGGCTATTCGTTCAACCTCGATGGCACTACCCTCTACCTGTCTCTGGCGGCCATTTTTGTAGCCCAGGCCGCAGGTATCGAGCTGTCGCTTGGGCAGCAGTTGGTGATGGTGTTTACGCTAATGCTCACCAGCAAAGGCGTGGCCGGCGTGCCGCGCGCTTCCCTGGTTATTCTGCTGGCTACCGTTTCTTCCTTCAATCTACCCTCTTGGCCGGTCTTCATCATCCTCGGTATCGATGCGCTAATGGATATGGCCCGTACCGCCGTAAACGTGATGGGCAACTGCCTAGCCTCGGCGGTGGTAGCCCGCTGGGAAGGTGAGTTTATCGACAATTACGTGGCCCCGGAGCCCGTAACGGAACTGGCCGAAGCCGATAGCACACTGGCTCATTCAGGCCACTAG
- a CDS encoding DUF6799 domain-containing protein: MRTFLSLLLMGSMLTATPFAKAQNKTPRVRPVGAVAYGIGAQFLFRNGEVVLHQDNNYQPLTKNIRLANGTKINYKSGIVELPSGKMTTLHEGDYVNSTGNIVFATPSSAAAARHDTVGATAARFEQYVERGQVVPLPDLQAQLSRQRQQLQLMEQKVRLLNQKIDLLSRQPTSPNTRQLDQQLKELDQQLQQVAK, encoded by the coding sequence ATGCGCACGTTTCTTTCCCTTTTGCTAATGGGTAGTATGCTGACAGCCACACCGTTTGCAAAAGCCCAGAATAAAACTCCCCGCGTCCGGCCTGTGGGTGCAGTCGCCTACGGCATAGGAGCCCAGTTTCTGTTTCGCAATGGAGAGGTAGTGCTTCATCAAGATAATAATTATCAGCCGCTCACGAAAAACATCCGGCTAGCCAACGGCACCAAAATAAATTACAAAAGTGGCATTGTGGAGCTTCCCAGCGGCAAAATGACGACCCTGCACGAAGGAGACTACGTGAACAGTACAGGCAACATTGTATTTGCCACGCCAAGCAGTGCCGCCGCGGCCCGTCACGATACCGTTGGTGCCACGGCGGCCCGCTTTGAGCAGTATGTGGAGCGGGGCCAAGTGGTACCTCTACCCGATTTACAAGCGCAACTGAGCCGCCAGCGTCAGCAGTTGCAGCTTATGGAGCAAAAAGTACGGCTGCTCAACCAAAAAATTGACCTACTCTCCCGCCAGCCTACCTCGCCCAATACCCGTCAGCTCGACCAGCAACTTAAAGAGCTGGACCAGCAGCTTCAGCAAGTAGCGAAATAG
- the metE gene encoding 5-methyltetrahydropteroyltriglutamate--homocysteine S-methyltransferase: MLTHNLGYPRIGSQRELKKASEKYWSGQLTLSELQAAARHIAQHNWQLQQEAGLDLIPCNDFSYYDQVLDTSLMVGAIPRRYTPVLSENPQNTAVDLYFAMARGYQRNGLDITAMEMTKWFDTNYHYLVPEFTADQEFRLFSEHIFDQFIHARNTLSTTPKPVLLGPVSYLLLGKEKEEGFHRIELLKRLLPVYVEVLTKLHQYGATWVQLDEPYLALDLTSAEKDAYLFAYAKLARSCPGLKLLVATYFEGLRDNAELAVSLPISALHLDLVRAPEQLDAVLPLVPQWLSLSLGVVDGRNIWKNDYQASLALLEKAVAALGTERVLLAPSCSLLHSPCDLDLETNDATLTPEIKNWLAFAKQKLREVEELRQIADHSAQDLLRQNQQALDSRRKSERIHRTHIKERTAAVTEADARRRSPFAVRQARQQEHLQLPLFPTTTIGSFPQTEDIRQLRARFKKGELSSEQYDEALQNATIDVIRWQEEVGLDVLVHGEFERNDMVEYFGELLDGFAFTKNGWVQSYGSRCVKPPVLYGDIHRPQDMTVAWSTFAQAQTQQYVKGMLTGPVTILQWSFVRDDQPRATTALQIALAIREEVLALEKAGIQLIQIDEPAIREGLPLRRSDWPTYLAWAVQAFRVAAAGVRDETQIHTHMCYSEFNEILPAIAELDADVITMETSRSQMELLAAFADFQYPNQIGPGVYDIHSPRVPSTTEMVALLEKAQTLLPAENLWVNPDCGLKTRKWPETEAALRNMVQAAYHVRARVGK; encoded by the coding sequence ATGCTTACGCACAACCTCGGCTACCCGCGCATTGGTAGCCAACGCGAACTGAAAAAGGCCAGTGAGAAATACTGGTCGGGCCAGCTGACGCTGTCCGAATTGCAGGCCGCCGCCCGCCACATTGCCCAACACAACTGGCAGTTGCAGCAGGAAGCCGGCCTCGATCTGATTCCCTGCAACGACTTCAGCTACTACGATCAGGTGCTGGATACCAGCTTGATGGTAGGGGCCATTCCCAGGCGCTACACGCCCGTGCTCAGTGAAAATCCGCAGAACACCGCGGTGGATCTATACTTTGCCATGGCCCGTGGCTACCAGCGCAATGGCCTCGACATCACGGCGATGGAGATGACGAAGTGGTTCGACACCAACTACCACTACCTCGTGCCCGAGTTCACGGCCGACCAGGAGTTTCGGCTGTTTTCGGAGCACATTTTCGATCAGTTCATTCACGCACGCAACACGCTCAGCACCACGCCCAAGCCGGTGCTGCTGGGGCCGGTTTCCTACCTGCTGTTGGGGAAGGAAAAGGAAGAGGGCTTCCACCGGATTGAGTTGCTGAAGCGGTTGCTGCCCGTGTACGTGGAGGTGCTAACCAAGCTGCATCAGTACGGTGCCACCTGGGTGCAGCTCGACGAGCCCTACCTAGCTCTTGATCTAACATCTGCTGAAAAAGACGCCTACCTGTTTGCCTACGCCAAACTGGCGCGCAGCTGCCCCGGGCTCAAATTACTTGTAGCCACTTACTTCGAAGGCCTGCGCGACAATGCCGAGCTGGCCGTGAGCCTACCCATCAGCGCCCTGCACCTAGACCTGGTGCGGGCGCCAGAGCAGTTGGATGCTGTGCTGCCGCTGGTGCCGCAGTGGCTAAGCCTGTCGCTGGGCGTGGTAGATGGCCGCAATATTTGGAAGAACGACTACCAGGCGTCGTTGGCGCTGCTTGAAAAAGCAGTAGCAGCGCTGGGCACCGAGCGGGTGCTGCTGGCGCCCAGCTGCTCGTTGCTCCACAGCCCCTGCGACCTGGACCTGGAAACCAACGACGCGACGCTGACGCCGGAAATTAAGAACTGGCTGGCCTTTGCGAAGCAGAAGCTGCGCGAAGTAGAAGAATTGCGTCAGATTGCAGACCATAGTGCTCAGGACCTGCTACGCCAAAACCAACAGGCGCTGGATAGCCGCCGCAAGTCGGAGCGTATCCACCGTACCCATATCAAGGAGCGTACCGCCGCCGTTACGGAGGCAGATGCGCGCCGCCGGAGCCCGTTTGCGGTGCGGCAGGCCCGGCAGCAGGAGCACCTGCAACTGCCGTTGTTCCCCACGACTACCATCGGCTCCTTCCCGCAGACCGAGGACATCCGGCAGTTGCGTGCCCGCTTCAAGAAAGGAGAACTGAGCAGCGAGCAGTACGATGAAGCCTTGCAGAACGCTACCATCGACGTGATTCGCTGGCAGGAAGAGGTAGGGCTGGATGTGCTGGTGCACGGTGAGTTTGAGCGCAACGATATGGTGGAGTACTTTGGCGAGCTGCTCGACGGCTTTGCTTTCACCAAAAACGGCTGGGTGCAGAGCTACGGCTCGCGCTGCGTGAAACCGCCTGTTCTGTACGGCGACATTCACCGCCCGCAGGACATGACTGTGGCCTGGAGCACCTTCGCGCAGGCCCAGACCCAGCAATATGTAAAAGGTATGCTGACGGGACCGGTAACCATTTTGCAATGGTCGTTTGTGCGCGACGACCAGCCAAGGGCCACTACCGCCTTGCAGATTGCGCTGGCCATTCGCGAAGAAGTGCTTGCACTGGAAAAAGCTGGTATTCAGCTGATTCAAATTGACGAGCCTGCCATTCGGGAAGGGCTGCCCCTACGCCGCTCCGACTGGCCTACCTACCTGGCCTGGGCCGTACAGGCGTTTCGGGTAGCCGCTGCCGGCGTGCGCGACGAAACCCAGATTCACACGCACATGTGCTATTCGGAGTTCAACGAAATACTTCCTGCCATTGCCGAGCTGGACGCCGACGTGATTACCATGGAAACCTCCCGCTCGCAGATGGAGTTGCTGGCCGCCTTCGCCGATTTTCAATATCCCAATCAGATTGGGCCGGGCGTGTACGACATCCATTCGCCCCGCGTGCCCAGCACCACTGAGATGGTAGCGTTGCTGGAAAAAGCGCAAACGCTTCTACCAGCCGAAAATCTATGGGTAAACCCCGACTGCGGCCTGAAAACTCGCAAATGGCCCGAAACCGAAGCCGCCCTGCGCAACATGGTGCAAGCCGCCTACCATGTGCGCGCCAGGGTAGGGAAGTAG
- a CDS encoding GAF domain-containing protein, translating into MLKELVSPIESTIFPFHTTLSLEPLITYWKSRENDSNAGLAQLARSIGEQVAQEPWAHGPITDPHAVECGCHLIETLMMAVFPPASFSTDISGAVPPFQRRSFYYTPLFGEVLLNANDIIKQPLNIDSRHMEIYLARMAYHLILSKIYDVELPKNDTLVFTVPDYSIGLYRHYGVDFNSTFLNVKLVGERPELTEEQIDLLLHNMHRQDLWRELLPPERFELEGFNILHLVDVTDQEILSELKYDLLERDVLQASDRLEQIQEKLRVLFKRPFLQLGIAAYDENKQAFVDFGRKINHSFLTKQLNNQQAGAGFHQIYSQLLQDRQPLILENVETADIPEDLRQQIRSIGIKSAILALLPYGDDTVGLLELGSPNVGDLDEFSLEKVNQFVPLFAVAVKRNAEDMQNRVQAIVKEKFTALHPTMEWRFNDAALNLLEKIEAGNKSAEMEDIVFQEVYPLHGSCDIRGSSTARNEAVQGDLIEHLTLANKVLKKASEFQQLPILDELKFYVEKNLKRLQQGIVSGDEVSIFDSLKSEVEPLFEYFAQNTLELRPVIAEYWNNIDPVLGILYKRRKAFERSITLLNDTVSDYLDEEEQKAQQMFPHYFQRFKTDGVEHNIYVGASLVENKPFDLVFLKNLRLWQLLVMVEITRRTAALKAHLPVPLDTTQLILIHGQPLAIRFRQDERQFDVDGAYNIRYEIIKKRIDKATILGTGERLTQPGCIALVYAQQREADEYLEYLDYLQDRGLLEPEIEELELEELQGVKGLLALRVRVKLEEQSN; encoded by the coding sequence ATGCTGAAAGAACTCGTCTCCCCCATCGAAAGTACTATTTTCCCTTTCCACACTACGCTCAGCCTAGAACCGCTGATTACGTACTGGAAAAGCCGGGAAAACGATTCAAACGCTGGCCTCGCACAATTGGCTCGTAGTATTGGCGAGCAGGTGGCCCAAGAGCCCTGGGCACATGGCCCTATTACGGACCCTCATGCCGTAGAATGTGGTTGCCACCTGATTGAAACGCTGATGATGGCCGTGTTTCCGCCGGCTTCCTTCTCCACGGATATCAGCGGGGCTGTTCCGCCGTTTCAGCGCCGCAGCTTCTACTATACGCCTTTGTTTGGGGAGGTGCTGCTGAATGCCAACGACATCATCAAGCAGCCGCTCAACATCGACAGCCGCCATATGGAAATATATCTGGCGCGCATGGCCTATCATCTCATCCTGAGCAAGATATACGATGTAGAGCTACCAAAGAACGATACGCTGGTGTTTACGGTACCCGATTATAGCATCGGCCTGTACCGGCACTACGGCGTCGATTTTAACTCCACCTTCCTGAATGTAAAGCTGGTAGGTGAGCGGCCCGAGCTGACTGAAGAGCAGATTGATTTGCTGCTGCACAATATGCACCGCCAGGATTTGTGGCGGGAGCTGCTGCCGCCCGAGCGCTTCGAGTTGGAAGGCTTCAACATCCTGCACTTGGTGGACGTGACGGACCAGGAAATCCTGTCGGAATTGAAGTACGACTTGCTGGAGCGCGACGTGTTGCAGGCCTCCGACCGGCTGGAGCAGATTCAAGAGAAGCTGCGGGTGCTGTTTAAGCGGCCGTTTTTGCAGCTGGGCATTGCCGCCTACGACGAGAACAAGCAGGCTTTTGTGGACTTCGGCCGCAAAATCAACCACAGCTTCCTAACCAAGCAGCTCAACAACCAACAGGCCGGCGCGGGTTTTCACCAAATCTACTCCCAACTGTTGCAGGACCGCCAGCCACTGATTCTGGAAAACGTAGAAACGGCTGATATTCCGGAAGACTTGCGACAGCAGATCCGTAGCATCGGTATCAAAAGCGCCATCCTGGCCCTCCTACCCTACGGCGACGATACCGTGGGCCTGCTGGAGCTGGGCTCCCCTAATGTGGGTGACCTAGACGAATTCAGCTTGGAAAAGGTGAATCAGTTTGTGCCGCTGTTTGCGGTGGCCGTGAAGCGCAATGCCGAGGACATGCAAAACCGCGTGCAAGCCATTGTGAAGGAGAAGTTTACGGCCCTGCATCCTACTATGGAGTGGCGCTTCAACGACGCCGCTCTGAACCTGCTGGAGAAGATTGAAGCCGGCAACAAAAGTGCTGAGATGGAGGATATTGTCTTCCAGGAGGTGTATCCGCTGCATGGCTCCTGCGACATTCGCGGCAGCAGCACGGCCCGCAACGAAGCCGTGCAGGGCGACCTGATTGAGCACCTTACACTGGCCAACAAAGTGCTCAAAAAGGCTTCCGAGTTTCAGCAGCTTCCTATTCTGGATGAGCTGAAGTTTTACGTGGAAAAAAACCTGAAGCGGTTGCAGCAGGGGATTGTTTCGGGCGATGAGGTGAGCATCTTCGACTCGTTGAAATCGGAGGTAGAGCCCCTGTTTGAGTATTTCGCGCAGAACACGTTAGAATTGCGCCCCGTCATTGCGGAGTACTGGAACAACATCGACCCTGTGCTGGGCATTCTGTACAAGCGGCGCAAGGCGTTTGAGCGCAGCATTACCCTGCTCAACGATACGGTAAGCGACTACCTCGACGAGGAAGAGCAGAAAGCGCAACAGATGTTTCCGCACTACTTTCAGCGCTTCAAGACCGATGGGGTGGAGCACAACATCTACGTGGGTGCGTCGCTGGTAGAGAACAAGCCGTTTGACTTGGTATTTCTGAAAAACCTGCGCCTGTGGCAGTTGCTGGTGATGGTGGAAATTACGCGCCGCACCGCCGCCCTCAAGGCACACCTACCCGTGCCGCTCGATACCACGCAACTTATCCTCATCCATGGTCAGCCGCTGGCCATTCGCTTCCGGCAGGACGAGCGCCAGTTTGATGTGGACGGCGCCTACAACATCCGCTACGAAATCATCAAAAAGCGCATCGATAAGGCCACAATTCTGGGCACTGGCGAACGACTTACGCAGCCCGGTTGCATTGCCTTGGTATACGCCCAACAGCGCGAAGCCGACGAATACTTAGAATACCTCGATTACCTCCAGGACCGCGGCCTATTGGAACCCGAGATAGAGGAGCTGGAGCTGGAAGAGCTGCAAGGCGTGAAAGGCCTGCTCGCGTTGCGGGTACGAGTGAAGTTAGAAGAACAGAGTAATTAG
- a CDS encoding enolase C-terminal domain-like protein has protein sequence MLIWTLTPLLLPLRYTWKIARNASDSKTNLVVQLTDGQGQYQGRGEAAPNVRYGESPERLLQEFGQLLAVGLGRVSSLAELQALLTAYPPAHALRFALESAYLHREAARLGQSVPALLGVPAPAARTPTAFSLPIMEPGAVAGFMQEQAMQRFPLLKIKVNQESGYELLREVVRAAPGHLLLIDGNESWADADALLLFLEKIGQLPGLRVRLLEQPLPAACTTDYEYLRPRTPYPLFADESVTDTADFAAIAQQFHGVNMKLMKAGGYYNGLQLFAQTRAHGLQTMLGCMVETSLGIWSALQVSALADVCDLDGFLILRDEPFGLVREQDGELEMAEL, from the coding sequence ATGCTGATCTGGACCCTTACACCCCTGCTATTGCCCCTGCGCTATACCTGGAAAATTGCCCGCAACGCTTCTGACAGCAAAACCAATCTAGTGGTACAGCTTACTGATGGGCAGGGGCAGTACCAGGGTAGGGGCGAGGCGGCGCCCAACGTGCGCTACGGGGAGTCGCCGGAGCGGCTGTTGCAGGAGTTTGGGCAGCTGCTGGCAGTGGGGCTGGGCCGTGTGAGCAGCTTGGCGGAACTGCAAGCCTTACTGACGGCCTACCCACCCGCCCACGCGTTGCGCTTTGCCTTAGAGTCGGCCTATCTGCACCGCGAGGCGGCACGATTGGGGCAGTCGGTGCCTGCGCTGCTGGGCGTACCCGCGCCGGCAGCACGTACGCCCACCGCGTTTTCCTTACCCATTATGGAACCGGGCGCTGTGGCTGGCTTTATGCAGGAGCAGGCCATGCAGCGCTTTCCTCTGCTGAAAATCAAAGTGAACCAGGAAAGTGGCTACGAGCTGCTGCGGGAGGTAGTGCGCGCCGCACCGGGGCACCTGTTGCTGATTGACGGCAATGAGTCCTGGGCCGATGCCGATGCTTTGTTGCTGTTCCTGGAGAAAATCGGGCAGTTGCCGGGCTTGCGCGTGCGCCTGCTGGAGCAGCCCCTACCCGCCGCCTGCACCACCGACTACGAATACCTGCGTCCCCGCACGCCCTACCCCCTGTTTGCCGATGAGTCGGTGACCGATACGGCCGATTTTGCGGCTATTGCCCAGCAGTTTCATGGCGTAAATATGAAGCTGATGAAGGCCGGCGGTTATTATAATGGCCTACAGCTGTTTGCGCAAACCCGCGCTCATGGCCTGCAAACCATGCTGGGCTGCATGGTCGAAACCTCACTGGGCATCTGGTCGGCCCTGCAGGTAAGTGCCCTAGCCGATGTATGCGACCTGGACGGCTTCCTAATTCTGCGCGACGAACCGTTTGGGCTAGTACGCGAGCAGGATGGAGAGTTAGAAATGGCGGAGTTGTGA
- a CDS encoding carboxypeptidase-like regulatory domain-containing protein: MARSNIFAVTAARLLALMGFFLLLGSSAAQAQYQLRGSVLDKETKEPIPFVSIGIPGTSLGTASNADGQFFLNLPSLPQRVIFSEIGHLRDTLVVTSTQKPFEVLLGSATVTLPEVKVGSYAFQLVDRAYRHMAENYDKKFYGKAYYRQVTRIGAEPTELQEMIWNVKSNNARIEGTTTAQGRFAAKQALLNFTNFSFNTKGYGLYNPNADSTVSLALLSPNAVKNYYVELQGILEKGDANVAEITFETRPEVEGYQANGTIWVDTDTYKVVRFTITSPNYTSASQNPTYKLKNTKLTFDLSFQNTPDPVSPLDYMKVNLTADVLRPGTPTTKLDVSSFTFFYDTNRKPTGIAYERGTLDEKDRETIRQAKYDPEFWANNPVVQRTPVEDEVIKSFEQKGAFGTTIKPKRK, encoded by the coding sequence TTGGCTCGTTCAAACATCTTTGCTGTTACCGCTGCCCGTCTGCTCGCGCTCATGGGTTTTTTCTTGCTGCTAGGCAGCAGCGCCGCGCAGGCGCAATACCAATTGCGCGGCTCTGTCCTCGATAAAGAAACTAAGGAGCCGATTCCCTTCGTGAGTATCGGTATTCCGGGCACGTCATTGGGTACGGCCAGCAACGCCGACGGCCAGTTTTTCCTGAACCTGCCGTCGCTGCCGCAGCGCGTCATTTTCTCCGAAATTGGTCACTTGCGCGATACGCTGGTGGTCACCAGCACGCAAAAGCCCTTTGAGGTGCTCTTGGGCTCAGCCACCGTGACGCTGCCCGAAGTGAAGGTAGGCAGCTATGCCTTTCAATTGGTAGACCGCGCCTATCGCCACATGGCTGAGAATTACGACAAGAAATTTTACGGCAAGGCCTACTACCGGCAGGTGACGCGCATCGGCGCGGAGCCTACTGAGTTGCAGGAAATGATCTGGAACGTGAAGTCTAACAACGCTCGGATTGAGGGAACCACCACAGCACAAGGGCGCTTTGCCGCCAAGCAGGCGCTGCTCAACTTCACCAACTTTTCCTTTAACACCAAAGGCTATGGCCTTTACAACCCCAATGCCGATAGCACCGTGTCGCTGGCTCTGCTGAGCCCGAATGCGGTGAAAAACTACTACGTGGAGCTACAGGGTATCTTGGAAAAAGGCGATGCCAATGTAGCTGAAATCACTTTCGAAACCCGCCCCGAGGTGGAAGGTTACCAGGCCAACGGCACCATCTGGGTTGATACGGATACCTACAAAGTGGTGCGCTTCACCATCACCTCGCCCAACTATACATCGGCTTCGCAAAACCCTACCTACAAGCTGAAAAACACGAAGTTGACGTTTGACCTCAGCTTTCAGAACACGCCCGACCCCGTGTCGCCGCTTGACTACATGAAGGTCAACCTAACGGCGGACGTACTGCGCCCCGGTACGCCTACCACCAAGCTCGACGTGTCGTCGTTCACTTTCTTCTACGACACCAACCGCAAGCCCACCGGTATTGCCTACGAGCGCGGCACCCTGGACGAAAAAGACCGCGAAACCATCCGCCAAGCCAAGTACGACCCCGAGTTTTGGGCCAACAACCCCGTAGTGCAGCGCACGCCGGTAGAGGATGAAGTAATTAAATCCTTCGAGCAGAAAGGCGCTTTTGGTACCACCATCAAGCCCAAGCGGAAGTAA
- a CDS encoding PA14 domain-containing protein: MFTWGQTTPATDCEAGLLATYYRGYFYDDLSFFARAKPGIVNRAVNELNFPFGQTDMFNVGDVAVYNSPGNPDEFSATYTGKLYALTGGTYTFYLGSDDAASVWFDQDTQPTVVNVGDAHGYREATATKKLSAGFHTIRVFYGEHGGSQGLVLRYDGPDMIQQVVPNGVLYTNRNGNPSPVLTEFELNSVGQQVQLHWTTATEHHSKSFVVERSSDGVTFEEIGSLAGAGTSTQAHTYDLIDQRAPLGTTYYRLRQLCGTQAVYSPIKAVEVKEVPLQVSLYPVPNNGTFYLRVQPALPQTATLELWDASGVRAYSAPLPITGQPDVQVSPNVPIGLYTLRLQMANKTIVRRIVIGH, from the coding sequence TTGTTTACGTGGGGTCAGACTACTCCAGCTACTGACTGCGAAGCGGGCTTATTGGCTACCTATTACCGGGGGTATTTCTACGATGACTTGTCTTTTTTTGCGCGAGCAAAGCCAGGTATTGTCAATCGTGCCGTGAATGAGCTAAACTTTCCGTTTGGGCAGACGGATATGTTCAACGTGGGCGATGTAGCCGTCTACAACTCCCCCGGCAACCCTGACGAGTTCAGCGCTACGTATACTGGTAAGCTATATGCTCTCACGGGCGGCACCTACACGTTCTACCTCGGTTCCGACGATGCCGCTTCCGTTTGGTTTGATCAGGACACGCAGCCTACGGTCGTCAATGTTGGCGACGCGCACGGCTACCGCGAGGCCACGGCCACCAAAAAGCTCAGTGCTGGTTTTCATACCATACGGGTATTCTACGGCGAGCATGGTGGCAGCCAGGGGCTGGTACTGCGCTACGACGGCCCCGACATGATACAGCAAGTGGTCCCCAACGGCGTATTATATACTAATAGAAACGGCAACCCCTCTCCTGTCCTCACCGAGTTTGAGCTGAACAGTGTAGGCCAGCAAGTGCAACTGCATTGGACCACCGCCACGGAGCACCACAGCAAATCCTTTGTAGTAGAGCGCTCCTCCGATGGCGTTACGTTTGAGGAAATTGGTAGCCTGGCTGGCGCCGGCACATCCACGCAGGCCCACACCTACGACCTGATTGATCAGCGTGCTCCGCTAGGCACCACCTACTACCGCTTGCGCCAGCTTTGCGGTACCCAGGCTGTGTATTCCCCTATCAAAGCAGTGGAGGTGAAAGAGGTGCCGCTACAAGTAAGCCTGTATCCTGTTCCCAACAACGGCACCTTCTACTTGCGCGTGCAGCCGGCCCTACCCCAAACTGCCACCCTAGAGCTATGGGATGCCAGTGGCGTGCGGGCGTATAGTGCCCCCCTACCCATCACCGGCCAGCCCGACGTTCAGGTTTCGCCCAACGTGCCCATCGGCCTGTATACGCTACGCCTCCAGATGGCCAACAAAACTATTGTGCGGCGGATTGTGATTGGGCACTAG
- a CDS encoding MarR family winged helix-turn-helix transcriptional regulator has product MKIEDAIKQPVFKDSYQKVMINLLYTAGWLELRQASAFREYGITGPQYNILRILRGQHPKPATVNLLIERMLDKTSNASRIVDKLEAKQFVTRTVCPSNRRAVDIRITDAGLALLESMQPALEEQNTVLQKLSAAEAEQLSDLLDKLRD; this is encoded by the coding sequence ATGAAGATAGAGGATGCCATCAAACAGCCGGTTTTCAAGGACTCCTATCAGAAGGTGATGATTAACCTCTTATATACAGCTGGGTGGCTGGAGTTGCGGCAAGCCTCGGCTTTCCGCGAGTACGGTATCACTGGGCCTCAATATAATATACTGCGCATTCTGCGGGGGCAGCACCCCAAGCCAGCCACTGTAAATCTGCTGATAGAGCGGATGCTGGATAAGACCAGTAACGCCTCGCGCATTGTGGATAAGCTAGAGGCCAAGCAGTTCGTGACGCGCACAGTATGCCCGAGCAACCGTCGTGCCGTGGACATCCGCATCACCGACGCTGGCCTAGCGTTGCTAGAAAGCATGCAGCCCGCGTTGGAAGAACAAAATACCGTGTTACAGAAGCTGAGCGCGGCCGAAGCCGAGCAACTCAGCGACTTACTAGATAAACTCCGGGACTGA